Part of the Octopus sinensis unplaced genomic scaffold, ASM634580v1 Contig18757, whole genome shotgun sequence genome, ATAACTGGAATTTTTTAACCTTAAAAGACGGTCTTCTTTTTGCATATTTTGCCTGGAAAAAAGTAACGaccaaaacaattacaaattgtTTCGGACATTCAAAATGGAGCGAATGTGAAAATCAACTCGAAAAACAAActgttgaaattgataattatgatcaaatggtaaatattttgaaaatattggacCCGGTGGATAAAGATGATTTTATTAATCATGAATTTACCAAAATGTATGAAATTGAAGATTACTTTAATATTGCTGGAGATTCTTTCCCACAAAAATATGACGATGAAGATACTCATAATGACGAATCTCATGTGAATTCAGAAGAGgctttgaaaatgttgaaaagaataaagtcattcttttatcaaaatgaaaattttgatataaattcgtTGGAACTAATCGACACCGTGATTAGAAATatggctgaattaaaaaaaatattaaagattttttagttaattttttccttttaatttctttcgattctctttgtttctttactcaaatatgacttggaaggctcacttatgatcggaaagtatcgaaaaccgagatgttttcaaaatttcaaagtcaaaaaatttattgattatttccattgctcgccattttttctttggtcccgaaaatggcgagcaccagaggttttactgtatgtAAAAAACAATTTACAGTCAACCCCGGCCTGGGCtccaaattttataaaaattaatgcAGATTATGAATTTGTTATCAATTTGTCAGACACAATGAAAAAGAGCATTATTGCTGGCACACACAGAATCAGGCTTGAGGCAGACTGAAAAAATCCATACTAAGCATCCCCTCCTAAAAGCTAAAACTAGACTGTGCTCATTTCCTAACTAAGTTGAAAATCATAGGCACAGGGAACAAGCATTTGTTGACTGTCTAATAGAAGGTCAATCACACTTCAGCCACTCACATGTCAAAGTCATCGGGCACTATTGGAATACATTTAAAGACCAACAAGGGACGCCGTCAATATCCTCGTCACTGACATATTCCGTGCCCACTGCCACAAAGTTAAGGTCATCCTCCAGTGGTACTCCATCAATGTCAGTCCCACTCTCCGACGAAACACAAGCCTCATCCACGGACGGGACATGGCGAATCTGGTTAAAGTGAGGGACAACCAAATCGAGGAATATGTTCTGAAAACGAATGAGAGTgtcagtcgagtaaatcgaccagTCTTCCCACGCACGGAAACAGTTCAATATTTTGTTCTGCCCAAATTAGAAGGCAGATACCTTGAACTGCTCTCCCCTCAACTTGTCCTCGAATCCCTTATAGACGTCCTGCAACACAACAAAAACCGACTCCAGTTGGGGCTCAAGGCTGGGAAATCAGGCAGAATAACAACAATTGTCGGTAGAAGGAGGCTTTGGCGACCTTACACCCACTGTTGTACAAAATGTCGGACAGGAGGTACATCCGGGCAATCTAATGTGCCACCAATCAATGACCAGTTTGTCCGTGGGGAGTTGCCCAATCGAGGAGACCAGTTGGTGGACAATGTCACGTGCGTGTTCTGCGTGTTGAATGCACCAACACATGACCTCCCCCACCGAACTCCGGGACATTGTCAACTCCTCCAAAAACTGTTCCAATGTCCGCAAATCActgaataaacacacaaaactgaCTTAGGTGGGAGTGTCCGGACAGTCGGGAAAATATCGGCCAGTCTGGTTCGAATAAGGGGATTGTCGGCGTAGTTGAGTGGGGGAGGGGGCATCCACAGAGGACCATTCGCGAACATTCGGAAGTGCTCAGTCCTCCAATGGTAGAGTCCATCCCCCTGCCATGAGGACACCTCTACCTGCAGAAGGGAGTACATCTTCCACCGATAGTACACATGTTCGGCCGATTGGCAGTCAAACAGGAATCTGAGAATATATTGGGGACACACCTGAAGGAGGGGGACTCGGCCTCCCTCTGCATCACGGCCAGTTCGAACTGAGGTCCCTCCGTGAGCACAAATTCAATCATTCGGTGGATCAGTCGCAATTGAGGCCTGCTGTTAGACACAACACACCCCCCTGGCGGAATGACCACCTTCACCACATTCTCCACCACATTCAACGGCTGTCCCGACAACTCGATTGACTTGGCTCGCAGGTGTGGGGGACAGAATATTGGACTCCCCACTTCCACTGCCGGTCCCCACGACAGACTCAACTCCACTCCCTTCACCAGGCGGCCTGCTGATTAGGCAATCGACCACCTTGGAAGAACTCGAATGCCCGTTCTGCGTCCAGTCTATTCATATAAACCACAAACCCCGTCTTGTCGCCCACCCCGGCAGCCCCCAACTCCCCGAACTGCCCAAACAAGTCCATCAACTCCCCCTGTGTCACCTATTAGTACAACAACCGAATAAACTGACCTCGACTGACTCAATAAGAATATGTGAGGACTCTGGGGGGACTGTACAGTCAAATCGGGACATTCTTTTCCGTCGTAGTGGACATGTGGCTGCACTTTTTTTGGAGTATTCACGCTCTTTTTGAGACCTTGGGTGATTAGGAGTCACAACCGGAGTAATTCCTTCTTCAGTTTTTCAATGTTGGTCTTTCTTTTGGCACTGCTGGCAAAGGACTGTTCTGGCCGGGGGGGTGATTCGACCTTCGACATCACTTTGGGTTTGTAGAGACCAGTCTCCTCTTCTTTACAGTCGGGGGTCTTGTTTACTACTCCCCCTCGCACCCAGCTGCGGGATATTCCGTGATTGGCCGTGAAGGCGTCCACGAATTCGCGGTAGACGGTGGCAGTGGCCTCGTCCTCCGCCTGTTGGAATGGTTGTgacttttttacctttttcttttgtaattccaACTCTCTTTTGGTTATTCGGTCTATTCCAGGATTGAGACGGTTTTcgttcattcttattattattacttattgacattttattaatatttgaattaGGCGTTACCACACATCACACTCTAGTTTAATTActaatattcattttaatatcCTTTGTTGAAATAGACTATTCTTTGAAAAATAatcaatgattaaaatattgagatTTGTTCAAAGTAAAATTTAACCGGTTGCCCATGCGTATTCATCTGCTCATTTAAGAGTGATGTGCTGAATAGAAAATCCACCAAAATGAATTTTGATTCCAGAATTTGCATTTTAATCACAAGGTAAACCGCGAATAGATTTTCAATGGATCTGATGACCGCATACTTTAAGATTAATAAATGGATTATAATTTATTGAGTACTTCATAGCAGAGATTAACTCCAGAAGGAGTATTGTGGTTTGAACAAGTTGTTGAAAATCAATGTTTTTTCATATCGAAAATCATTAGCGAGAGGCAATGGGCAACCAATGAGGTACTAATCAGCCACATTATCGTTAACGATAAATATAAAACACGCATACACCGTAGCGTGTCCAAATGGATTGGCGATTAAACAAAAACTCGATTGCAGAAAAGTATTCTCGACTTCCACAGCCGGACAACTCAGTCATCGCCACCTATGTCTGGATTGACGGAACCAAAGAGAGAAGTCTTCGCTCAAAGTCCCGGACTTTACATTCCCAGCCAGTCACCCTCGAAGGTCACTTTGCTGATTTGATGACAGATTTCCCCGACTGGAATTTCGATGGGTCGAGCACTGAGCAGTCGACGGCAGAGAATTCCGACATATATATACTTCCCGTTCGACTATACAAGGACCCCTTCCTCCCTCCAAACAACATTCTCGTATTGTGCGACACTTACAAGCCCGATTGGAGTCCCACTGGTCTGCTGTATATTTAACAGCCCAGACTGCAACCTTCGCTTTAAATGCAAGGAATCGGTCAGACAGGCGGACAAGTACGAACCCCTGTTTGGGATAGAACAGGAATACACTCTGTTCGACCTCGACGGCCGTCCCCTCCAGTGGCCACAAAACGGCTTTCCTGCCCCTCAGGGTCCATACTACTGTGGAGTGGGGGCAGATCGTGCATTCGGGCGAGACATAGTGGAGGCACACTACAGGGCCTGTCTATATGCAGGAGTAGAAATCTGCGGAACCAACGCCGAAGTGATGCCTTCCCAGTGGGAGTTCCAAATCGGGGTCTGCAAGGGTCTCAAACTGGGCGATGACTTGTGGATGGCTCGCTATATTCTCAACCGTATCTGCGAGGACTTTGGCGTGGTCGCCAGTTTTGACCCAAAGCCGCTGTCTGGGCCGTGGAATGGAGCTGGGGCACATATTAACTTCAGTACCAATCAGATGAGAAACAAGAACGGGATTGAGCACATCTACAAGGCCGTCGACAAATTGGCACAAACCCACCTCGCCCACATGAAGGTGTATGACGGAAATGGAGGACTCGACAACTATCGACGACTCGTTGGGGTCTGCGAGACTTGTGTCTATGATAAATTCTCATTCGGGGTCGCCAATAGGAAGGCCTCCGTCAGAATCCCCATCAGTTCGGcggagaatggatgtggatattTCGAGGACCGACGGCCGGCAGCCAACTGTGACCCCTACGCAGTCGTGGACGCACTACTCCACTCAATAATTCTGGATTCTGCTGTGAATAGTTCTTAATGTGTCCTAATTGTCTTTTCCTACTAATATAACCAAGTGTTATTAAAGATGTTAGCTCAAATGTGCCATGGTTAGTGATGTATATTCTAACTAAAGCTACAATAAATGGAAGGGGCAAATCAGAGAACTGTGGAGATGTCATACAAAGTGAGAACAATGTATTAATTCAGTAGCTCGATCAATTAACTAAGCCACTTTATTACAAACAACTCATAAATTGATCGGTTTTGAAGTTTATAGATTGATTTgacatgaattttttttattaattcaacTTTAATATATTCTAAAGTTTAACCATTTAATGCTACTGATGCATTGGTCAATTTTTAACCATGCTACTAattcgtatatattatattccgAGAATCCAAGGAGATTCATTGTCCCCGCTGCTATTCGTTATGGCGATGGATCCCCTAAGCAGGATGCTTAACTCCATGTTTCCCAAACTCGAAATTAGTCGGGAAGATCCCAATATGTTGACATACTCCaccaatcatttcttctttattgaCGATCTGAAAATAGTTGCCCTCAAAGAAGATGTGTTAGTCAAAATGATGGAGGCTGTTAATGGATTTTTTGAAAGTGTCGGCCTAGAGATGAATTCGAAAAATCAGCATCTAATGTGGAATCTTTATCATGCTGTGAGACTGTCGATGGAATCAACGGATATCGCTACTTGGGTGTACTTGAAGATGGCGGAAGTAATGTTCTCAAGAATAAAGTTATGGACTCCATATTGGAGAATGTCAAGAAGAGGATAACTATGTTGTCAAAAACAAACCTGAATGCTGTAAATTTGTTTCGTGGAATCAATGAATATGCATTAtccctatataattattatattgggctAATCAATATCGAACCTTACGAATTTGATGAGATTGACCAACAAATACGCCGATTGCTTACGACTCTCAAGTTACACCTCCAGCCTGCAAATAAGGAGAGGTTGTATTTGGACCGCAAGACCCTTGGAAGAGGACTTGCCTCAATTTCTTTCAAAAGCGAATTAATACTCTTCCAGTTTCTTAAAAGTTTGGAAAAACAGTCGACTACCTGTCTGCGGAGGTCGGGTATTCTGCgagtaataaaaggaaaaaaatggcacTTAGCCACAATCGCAGAATTTCTTGTCTCCAAATATGCAGCTGTCGGCAGGGAAAATCTGACCATTGAGTTACTGAAGGACGCACAAAGGAAACTCTTGCTTAACCGAATTAACAGTAAATCACTACACTCGGTGATGTTCAAATGTATGGAGGAATCAGATGTCGACATATCTACTTCTTCGCAATGGCTATCGAAAGGGAACAATGGTCCACGAAGCGAAGCATTGTACTGTCTTTTGCAAGATAGGAATTTGTTCTTTGCATACACGGGATCACTATGCGTCCACTGCAAAAAAAGCAGGCAGACTGTTGACCATCTAGCCACGCGGTGTGGTAGGATGCTAAACAGTGATTATCTCCGAAGACACAACGAAGTGGTAAAGTGTATTCATCTCCACTTGTGTCGAATGTATGGAATAAAACGAAGCAGGAAATTGAAAGGACATTCAGTCGTGTCAACACTGTCGACCCAAAATGTCGAAATCAGAGTTGACACTtcaattatgactgaaacaaaggttcaattcaataaacctgatatcttcgtttatgacaagaggaaaagagaaattcatttaatcgaagtgggagttacctcgcaagaccgttttaaagcaagttgaagtggagaaatttcacaaatatgacCTGCTTGCAAACGAACTGTCAGTTCTCTATGAAGCAAAAGTAAAGATTATTCCGATAGTCTTGACATGGGATGAAGTTATCTTGACGTTCTATTAAAATCATATGGATAAGTTATCCCCTGAAGAAGGAACGAGAACAAAAATCCAATCGGTTGTGCTAAAGAGGACGCTAAGAGTATGCTTATTGAACACAAACATGGAATGAAGGTAGATGACTAAAAGTACGCCTCTGCTGCCAATTTACTTGTGGAGTTGGCATGTCGTGAGGACACTCAGTTGAACAATTACTTTGACGCAGAAATGGAAATGATGAGAATTTTGTTGCAAACTCTTCTTCCAAGCGAAGAAGAGAAATCACTGACGATctggattcttaaataatttaagatagaatttacataattaatttttattaaacattgttttCCGAGAATCAATTCCTTATTTTGAAAGTATGTTAACAGGAGGCGGGACTGAAGAACTGAAAAAGAAATGTCGTTAGAGGAAGGTCATTTTGGAAGGATATCTAAAGAGAGGAGTAGACGACAAGAAGAGTGACTGGGGCGAAATGGTGACGGACTATTtgctacaaaaattaaaatccagaaaatCATAAGAAACGACTGGTTCTAAACGTAGTTAGTCGTTTATGCCCAATACAACTATACctttccaagttcaaagtgggattttccaaattcaatacgGATTTTCAAGTTCAAGGATTTTCAAGTCggttattgaattcatttattaatttaacatcGCCTTACATTACAAAATGTacgttaataaaaagaaagaaatagctgaaaaagaaaaaatttgttgaCCGTTTACGAAAATGATGGGGATTGGAATCAAGTTGCATGTTCTCTCGGAATAAAAAGAACAACTGCATACAGGTGGATAAAAGAAGGCTTTAAGCATATGAAGTTTATCTAAGTTCAGTAGTTTTAATAATTGACAATGCTCCATGTCATACAGACATTGAAAAAATACTTGAAGAAAATGaattcacagaaaacaaaatacttcGACTTGCACCTTACAGTCCAATGTTAAATCCAATCGAACaaatatgatttttctttttacaaaatgaAAGCTTTTGAACTTGGAACGGAATTTCAGCTGATACGGAATTTCAGCAAAATGTCAAGAATGTGTCAAAAATTCACACTGACAGCCATATCCACATCACACGAGCCAACAAGAAGAGTTTTGCCTTGAAAGTGATGCACTTTGAGGGGATTGGTGTCCGTCAAATTGAATCTAAGCATATATTGACACAGTTTTTTTGATGAAGAGTGAGTATACTGTGCTAAAAGAAAGCCCACACGATCGTATAGAAGACTATAATCTTTCTCGAACGAGCTTTCGAAATAATTCAAACTTGTTTCCCAACAAAGAAACGGTGtcataaaatgataattttagaaACAACTTGATGTTAATCCGAAATTAAAgatcaaagaaacaaaagaaaatatcaaattagCAGATATAACACGGAAATAAGGAACTAAAAAACCAAGTTCTTCCTTCCCAAGTAGACATGTCGATCATGCCTGAGGCATAATAAATAACATGTGTTATGAGGGTATAGAATGTGCCCAATGCATATTACTTGAATGCGTAATTAACCGCCGTAATCGATTACATTTCCGTAATTTCTGACATATAAATACATGGGCGTGTATTATGTGTGTTTCCTTTGCTAGTCTTGATTGCAAAGTCATGTTCAGTAATACACAAACTATGCTTGTCTGGCGACCTCACCATAGTCGAAATTCTGTCTCGTCGTTGCAGAAAGGGTGCGaaaaattcaacagcaaaatgtTGTAACTCTTCGGTCTCGACTTAAGGACATAAGCAGTGTTTGTCCTAACAAAAATGTTGGAATTTCACACGAAATTCCCGTTAAACCACTTCCTAAAAAGACTTGTGTGGGAAACGAGGACACCCAGCCTCCCCCCAACGTCCAATCAGCCCCCCGGAAGTGTCGTGGAGGGAACACGGCTCGAGGTTCTGCGAGACCCCAGACCAATCGAAGTGCCTCCTCGGGGACCTTGTGGAATATGGATTTCTGCCACATGTTGGGACAACAGTCCCCTGTCAACAGACCAAACATCCCCACTATAGCTACTAGGCCAATTGCGCCTCCTCAACGTTCTCTTCTTAAAGTGACCCCTCCTCCGAAAATGTTTTATTCTCCTCAAAAAGTGACTCCCCCAAAATTGCATCCTTTCCCCCAAAGAATGTATTATTCGCCCCACAGAGTGACTCCTCCAAATGTTTTTTGTTCCCCCCAAAAAGTGACCCCTCCAAATGTTTTTTATTCACCCCAAAAAGTGACTCCTCCAAATGTTTTTTGTTCCCCCCAAAAAGTGAGTCCCCAAATAACCCCGACTG contains:
- the LOC115231737 gene encoding glutamine synthetase-like, which gives rise to MGRALSSRRQRIPTYIYFPFDYTRTPSSLQTTFSYCATLTSPIGVPLVCCIFNSPDCNLRFKCKESVRQADKYEPLFGIEQEYTLFDLDGRPLQWPQNGFPAPQGPYYCGVGADRAFGRDIVEAHYRACLYAGVEICGTNAEVMPSQWEFQIGVCKGLKLGDDLWMARYILNRICEDFGVVASFDPKPLSGPWNGAGAHINFSTNQMRNKNGIEHIYKAVDKLAQTHLAHMKVYDGNGGLDNYRRLVGVCETCVYDKFSFGVANRKASVRIPISSAENGCGYFEDRRPAANCDPYAVVDALLHSIILDSAVNSS